A region from the Acidobacteriota bacterium genome encodes:
- a CDS encoding DinB family protein: protein MREVSERLRRVIAEAEPKLRGTTEEDSGKAALKGGWSRKQVIGHLIDSAANNHQRFVRAALQGSYEGPGYAQDDWVSLQDYQGRKWAELLAFWSAYNRHLAHVIAQLPEDQAGAVCTIGAGEPHTLEWLATDYVDHLVGHLRQIGVA, encoded by the coding sequence ATGCGGGAAGTGAGTGAGCGGTTGCGACGGGTGATTGCCGAGGCGGAGCCGAAGTTGCGCGGGACCACGGAGGAGGATAGTGGCAAGGCGGCGCTCAAGGGTGGGTGGTCGCGCAAGCAGGTGATTGGGCATTTGATCGACTCGGCGGCGAACAATCATCAGCGCTTCGTGCGCGCCGCGCTGCAAGGCTCCTACGAAGGGCCGGGTTACGCGCAGGACGACTGGGTGAGTCTGCAGGATTATCAAGGCCGCAAGTGGGCGGAGTTGCTGGCGTTCTGGTCGGCTTATAACCGGCACCTGGCACACGTGATCGCGCAACTGCCGGAGGATCAGGCGGGCGCGGTCTGCACGATCGGCGCAGGCGAGCCGCATACGCTCGAGTGGCTGGCCACGGATTACGTGGACCACTTGGTCGGCCACCTGCGCCAGATCGGCGTGGCATGA
- a CDS encoding type II toxin-antitoxin system HicB family antitoxin, translating to MRDYEFTVVEEQDEDGRFVALCPVLQGCYSEGETQQEARELIEDAIRLHVESRVARNEPIYREVGSHKVRVAM from the coding sequence CTGAGAGATTACGAATTCACGGTCGTGGAGGAACAGGACGAGGATGGGCGATTCGTCGCGCTCTGTCCTGTACTACAGGGCTGTTACAGCGAAGGCGAGACGCAACAGGAAGCGCGCGAGTTAATTGAGGACGCCATCCGCCTGCACGTGGAAAGCCGCGTGGCGCGCAATGAACCCATCTATCGCGAAGTAGGCTCCCACAAGGTGCGGGTTGCGATGTGA